The following proteins are co-located in the Microcystis wesenbergii NRERC-220 genome:
- a CDS encoding IS630 family transposase has translation MQKLREEYWEKIRDVRAEDLVFVDESGSNLGMTRLYGRAEKGQRVYDSVPLNRGKNVTIIGAIALKGLLAFINVFGAANGLIFEAFIATLLVPNLWKGACVLMDNASIHQKETLEPILQEVGARLEFLPPYSPDFSPIENCWSKVKILIRSMSPRTYADLEKAIVQAFSQITLRDIHHWFTHCCYCDTPFKEPT, from the coding sequence GTGCAAAAATTAAGAGAAGAATATTGGGAGAAAATCCGAGATGTTAGAGCGGAAGATTTGGTTTTCGTTGACGAGTCTGGCTCTAATCTAGGGATGACAAGACTTTATGGCAGGGCTGAAAAAGGTCAGAGAGTGTATGATTCAGTTCCGTTAAACCGAGGAAAAAACGTCACGATAATTGGAGCGATAGCGCTCAAAGGCTTGCTGGCTTTTATCAATGTATTTGGAGCCGCAAATGGTTTAATATTTGAAGCATTTATTGCTACATTATTAGTTCCAAACTTGTGGAAAGGAGCTTGTGTATTAATGGATAATGCTTCGATTCATCAAAAAGAAACCCTCGAACCAATTCTTCAAGAAGTCGGTGCTAGACTGGAGTTTTTACCTCCCTATTCTCCCGATTTTTCTCCCATTGAAAACTGTTGGTCGAAAGTGAAAATACTGATTCGTTCTATGTCACCTCGTACCTATGCTGATCTAGAAAAAGCGATCGTTCAAGCCTTTAGTCAGATTACATTGCGAGACATCCATCACTGG
- a CDS encoding helix-turn-helix domain-containing protein translates to MKPYSLDLRQKIIETYEENNLSQRELAKRFRVALSFIQKLIKQWRETGNLNPRPHGGGQKLKLKSDEIILLGDLVQEKKDATLDELRKQIEEKTQTVVSNSTISRILKRLNLTQKKKLTP, encoded by the coding sequence ATGAAGCCCTATTCTTTAGACTTGCGACAAAAGATCATCGAGACCTACGAGGAGAATAACCTCTCACAACGTGAGTTAGCCAAAAGATTTAGAGTAGCTTTAAGCTTTATCCAGAAACTAATCAAGCAGTGGCGTGAAACAGGAAATCTAAATCCCCGACCGCATGGTGGAGGACAAAAACTCAAGCTTAAGAGCGACGAAATTATCTTGCTGGGCGATTTAGTCCAAGAAAAGAAAGATGCCACCTTAGACGAGTTAAGAAAACAAATTGAGGAAAAAACACAGACGGTGGTGAGTAACTCAACAATCAGTAGAATTTTAAAACGGCTAAATTTAACTCAAAAAAAAAAGCTTACACCCTAG
- a CDS encoding Ppx/GppA phosphatase family protein, whose product MVNISNQVTPNRGLAPLRKASDAQILAAIDIGTNSVHMVVVAIEPSLPAFTIIAREKDTVRLGDRDRKTGKLTLAAMERAIAALKRCHDLAISLHADQIIAVATSATREAANGDEFLALIEKEVGISVNLISGQEEARRIYLGVVSGMDFQNQAHIIIDIGGGSTELILADSQEIRFLGSTKIGAVRLTQDLITTDPISPTELAYLRAYTRGMLERAVEEIKHHLQVGEVPRLVGTSGTIETLMTIHAFEKLGEIPNPLNGYQLTRKDVKELVKRFAVLDYHQRLAILGMSDKRSEIILAGSIVLLEAMTMLDVDKLVLCERALREGVIVDWMLTHGLIDNRLLYQSEIRQRSVLKIAKKYQVNLESAERIATFSLSLFEQTQGQLHSWNQEAKDLLWAAAILHNSGLYVSHAAHHKHSYYLIRNGELLGYTEIELEVIANIARYHRKSKPKKRHDDFIKLTEYYQYMVRHLSAILRLAVALDRRQIGAIKKIECKYDPEYRTLHLHLFPNNAEDDCALELWSLDYKKPVFEEEFGVKVVATLAFLP is encoded by the coding sequence ATGGTGAATATTTCTAATCAAGTTACACCCAATCGGGGACTAGCGCCCCTTAGAAAAGCCTCCGATGCCCAAATCCTAGCGGCGATCGATATTGGCACGAATTCGGTTCACATGGTAGTAGTGGCAATTGAACCGTCTTTGCCTGCTTTTACGATTATTGCCCGAGAAAAGGATACAGTCCGTCTGGGCGATCGAGATCGGAAAACCGGTAAATTAACCCTAGCGGCCATGGAAAGAGCGATCGCCGCTTTAAAACGCTGTCACGATCTAGCCATTAGTCTCCATGCGGATCAGATTATCGCCGTTGCCACCAGCGCCACCCGGGAAGCGGCCAATGGCGACGAATTTTTGGCTTTAATCGAGAAAGAAGTCGGTATTTCCGTAAATCTCATCTCTGGACAGGAGGAAGCGCGCCGGATTTATCTCGGTGTCGTCTCGGGGATGGATTTCCAAAATCAAGCCCATATTATTATCGATATCGGTGGTGGTTCCACGGAATTAATCTTAGCTGATAGTCAAGAAATTCGCTTTCTTGGTAGTACCAAAATCGGCGCGGTGCGTTTGACGCAAGATTTGATCACCACCGATCCCATTAGTCCCACAGAATTAGCCTATTTAAGGGCATACACCCGCGGAATGTTAGAGCGGGCAGTAGAGGAAATTAAACATCATTTACAGGTGGGAGAAGTGCCGCGTTTAGTGGGAACTTCTGGGACGATCGAAACTTTGATGACTATCCATGCTTTCGAGAAATTGGGGGAAATTCCTAATCCTTTAAATGGTTATCAATTAACCCGCAAAGATGTCAAAGAATTAGTCAAACGTTTCGCCGTTTTGGACTACCATCAAAGGCTGGCAATTCTGGGGATGTCCGATAAACGGTCCGAGATAATTCTGGCAGGTTCGATCGTGCTTTTGGAAGCGATGACCATGTTAGATGTTGATAAGTTAGTTCTCTGTGAAAGGGCCCTGCGAGAAGGGGTGATCGTCGATTGGATGCTGACCCACGGGTTAATTGATAATCGGTTACTTTATCAGAGTGAAATCCGTCAGCGCAGTGTCCTGAAAATAGCGAAAAAGTATCAAGTTAATTTAGAATCGGCCGAGAGAATAGCGACATTTTCCCTGTCTTTGTTCGAGCAAACGCAAGGACAATTACATTCTTGGAATCAGGAGGCTAAAGATCTATTATGGGCGGCGGCAATTTTACATAATAGTGGTTTATATGTTAGTCATGCTGCCCATCATAAACATTCCTATTATTTAATTCGCAATGGTGAACTGTTGGGCTATACGGAAATAGAGTTAGAAGTGATCGCTAATATCGCTCGTTATCACCGCAAAAGTAAACCGAAGAAAAGGCATGATGATTTTATAAAATTAACGGAATACTATCAGTATATGGTCAGACATTTAAGTGCTATACTGCGCTTGGCTGTGGCTTTAGATCGGCGACAAATAGGAGCGATTAAAAAGATTGAATGTAAGTACGATCCCGAATATAGGACACTACATCTGCATCTTTTTCCCAATAATGCTGAAGATGATTGTGCTTTAGAATTGTGGAGTTTAGACTATAAAAAACCTGTTTTTGAGGAAGAATTTGGGGTGAAAGTGGTGGCAACTTTGGCATTTTTACCCTGA
- a CDS encoding alpha/beta hydrolase, whose amino-acid sequence MLQLAKIGRLIALGCLGTILTSFPVLSAERITFILAPFSRTLEISSLENFAKTGRIDANLRQYLGNTTAEQQKEFRQALTTSKEVNPVLISRFFNTTMGEDILTLLGELITIQGGINGKFALRSALVKSAFEPGGVTILNLLGNLPTNMQIDVTRVERLARAIDIVLKATRVFTEKVAQLSLEEAKKAGEINFTAMTDPRQPGPQQVEQMRLDLTDSRRQRELYLIIVKPKGQLTQKTPIIVFSHGLASRPEDFVRQAEHLASYGYLVAMPQHPGSDTLQVQNLLAGLSRKVFDTNEFVNRPLDISFVIDELQRRNAREFQGQLDVDNVGVGGHSFGGYTALAVGGATINFENLQRDCQRRLAFLNVSLLLQCRALDLPREEYNFRDPRIKAIFTVNPFNWSIFGAKGLAKIEIPTFVAAGTYDPATPAIFEQVRSFPLLNTENKYLALIEGQAHVDFSVLDAGINEAIESVADLTLPAPYLIDSYAHSLSLAFFEVYIRKNPSYKPFLQAAYSQYLSQGQEFRCFLITRASSAALEQLIEDFMAQKVR is encoded by the coding sequence TTGTTGCAATTAGCTAAAATCGGTCGCTTGATCGCTCTGGGTTGCTTGGGAACAATACTGACTAGCTTTCCTGTCCTCTCGGCCGAGAGAATCACTTTTATCTTAGCGCCCTTTAGTCGGACCCTAGAAATTAGTTCCCTAGAAAACTTTGCCAAGACTGGCAGAATTGACGCTAATCTAAGACAATATTTAGGTAATACAACCGCCGAACAACAAAAAGAATTTCGCCAAGCTTTAACCACAAGTAAAGAAGTTAATCCCGTCCTGATCTCGCGCTTTTTTAACACCACAATGGGGGAAGATATACTAACCCTTTTAGGGGAACTGATCACCATTCAAGGGGGTATTAATGGTAAATTTGCCCTGCGTTCTGCCCTAGTTAAATCAGCCTTTGAACCGGGAGGGGTAACTATTCTTAACCTGCTGGGTAATCTGCCCACTAATATGCAGATTGATGTGACAAGAGTGGAAAGATTAGCCCGGGCGATCGATATCGTCCTGAAAGCCACCAGAGTATTTACGGAAAAGGTGGCGCAATTATCCTTAGAAGAAGCTAAAAAGGCCGGTGAAATTAATTTTACCGCCATGACCGACCCCCGACAACCGGGACCCCAACAAGTGGAACAGATGCGGCTGGATTTAACCGATAGCCGTCGTCAGAGGGAACTTTATCTAATCATTGTCAAACCCAAGGGGCAATTAACCCAGAAAACCCCCATTATCGTCTTTTCCCATGGTTTAGCTTCCCGTCCTGAAGATTTTGTCCGACAAGCGGAACACTTGGCTAGTTACGGTTATCTCGTCGCCATGCCCCAACACCCCGGCAGTGATACCCTACAGGTGCAGAATCTGCTCGCCGGTTTATCGCGGAAGGTTTTTGATACCAACGAATTTGTCAATCGTCCATTGGACATATCTTTTGTGATCGATGAATTGCAAAGACGCAACGCTAGGGAATTTCAAGGGCAATTAGATGTAGATAATGTGGGAGTTGGTGGACATTCCTTCGGCGGTTATACGGCCTTAGCCGTGGGTGGGGCGACGATCAATTTCGAGAATTTACAACGGGACTGCCAAAGAAGATTGGCTTTTCTCAATGTCTCCCTCTTGCTGCAGTGTCGTGCTTTGGATTTACCCCGGGAAGAATACAACTTTCGCGATCCGAGAATAAAAGCGATTTTTACGGTTAATCCGTTTAATTGGAGTATTTTCGGGGCTAAAGGACTAGCTAAGATCGAAATTCCCACTTTTGTAGCGGCAGGAACCTACGATCCCGCTACTCCCGCTATTTTTGAACAGGTGCGCTCTTTTCCCCTGCTCAATACCGAAAATAAATATTTAGCTCTGATTGAAGGTCAAGCTCACGTCGATTTTTCGGTACTAGACGCGGGAATTAACGAAGCGATCGAATCCGTAGCCGATCTTACCCTGCCAGCACCCTATCTGATCGATAGTTACGCCCATTCCCTATCTTTGGCCTTTTTTGAGGTGTATATTCGCAAAAACCCCAGCTATAAACCTTTTTTACAGGCGGCCTATTCCCAATATCTCAGTCAAGGCCAAGAGTTTAGATGTTTTCTGATTACCCGCGCCTCCTCGGCCGCTTTAGAACAACTCATCGAAGATTTTATGGCTCAAAAGGTCCGTTAA
- a CDS encoding Glu/Leu/Phe/Val family dehydrogenase — translation MSKSLFTDASSRLERALKYVSISDDAIERLKYPKASLSVSIPVRMDNGTLRIFQGYRVRYDDTRGPGKGGVRYHPNVSIDEVQSLAFWMTFKCALLDLPFGGAKGGITLNPKELSKAELERLSRGYIEGIADFIGPDVDILAPDVYTNEMIMGWMMDQYSIIQRKISPAVVTGKPLTMGGSRGRDTATGTGAFHVIHSLLPKLDKKPANTTVAVQGFGNAGAVVADLLAKAGYQVVAVSDSQGGIYREKGLDIASIRQYKQEHRGITAIYCEGTVCNIVEHEAISNEELLALDVDILIPAALENQITAENADRVRAKYIFEVANGPTTSEADRILDSKGILVFPDILVNAGGVTVSYFEWVQNRSGLYWQLNEINERLKERMVTEAEKVWSFAQEFDTSLRNAAYAQAITRLGEALDAKGTRDYYVNGKSYS, via the coding sequence ATGTCGAAATCACTCTTTACCGATGCCAGCAGTCGCCTAGAACGGGCCCTTAAGTATGTCTCCATTTCCGATGATGCGATCGAGCGGTTAAAATATCCCAAAGCTAGTCTCAGCGTCTCCATACCCGTCCGTATGGACAACGGCACTTTAAGAATCTTCCAAGGCTACCGCGTCCGCTACGATGACACCCGCGGCCCTGGCAAGGGAGGTGTGCGCTATCATCCCAACGTCAGCATTGATGAGGTACAGTCCCTAGCCTTTTGGATGACCTTTAAATGCGCCCTGCTGGATTTGCCCTTTGGTGGGGCTAAGGGCGGTATTACCCTCAATCCGAAAGAATTGTCAAAAGCCGAGTTAGAACGCCTTAGCCGGGGCTATATCGAGGGTATAGCCGACTTTATCGGTCCGGATGTGGATATTCTTGCCCCCGATGTCTATACCAACGAGATGATCATGGGTTGGATGATGGACCAGTACAGCATTATTCAGCGTAAAATTAGTCCGGCGGTGGTGACGGGGAAACCTTTAACCATGGGAGGCAGTCGTGGTCGCGATACGGCGACGGGAACGGGTGCTTTTCATGTTATTCATTCTCTTTTGCCGAAATTAGACAAAAAACCGGCTAATACTACCGTGGCCGTCCAAGGGTTCGGTAACGCCGGGGCCGTAGTGGCGGATCTCCTCGCCAAAGCCGGTTATCAAGTGGTGGCGGTAAGTGATTCCCAGGGCGGCATTTATCGGGAAAAAGGGCTAGATATTGCCAGCATTCGTCAGTATAAACAGGAACATCGCGGCATTACTGCTATTTACTGTGAGGGTACCGTGTGTAATATCGTGGAACACGAGGCGATTAGTAATGAAGAATTATTAGCCCTAGATGTGGATATTTTGATTCCAGCTGCCCTAGAAAACCAAATTACCGCCGAAAATGCCGATCGCGTGCGGGCAAAATATATCTTTGAAGTGGCCAATGGTCCAACTACCTCAGAAGCCGATCGCATTTTAGACTCAAAAGGGATTCTGGTTTTCCCCGATATTCTGGTTAACGCCGGTGGGGTAACGGTGAGTTATTTTGAATGGGTGCAAAATCGCAGCGGTCTTTATTGGCAATTAAACGAGATAAATGAGCGCTTAAAAGAAAGAATGGTGACAGAAGCCGAAAAAGTCTGGTCTTTCGCCCAGGAGTTCGATACGTCTCTGCGTAACGCCGCCTACGCCCAGGCCATTACTCGTCTCGGTGAAGCCCTAGATGCGAAGGGAACCCGCGATTATTACGTCAATGGGAAGAGTTATTCCTGA